One genomic window of Thermoanaerobaculum aquaticum includes the following:
- the rpsU gene encoding 30S ribosomal protein S21 has protein sequence MPTVVHVRENESFEQALRRFKRKCEKAGILSEIKKRQHYEKPSERRKRKLIQARKKLLRKLAQQRKAGLL, from the coding sequence ATGCCTACGGTCGTTCACGTGCGCGAGAACGAGTCGTTTGAGCAGGCTCTGCGCCGTTTCAAGCGCAAGTGTGAAAAAGCCGGCATCCTCTCGGAAATCAAAAAGCGCCAACACTACGAAAAACCCTCGGAGCGGCGTAAGCGCAAGCTCATCCAGGCGCGCAAGAAGCTTTTGCGCAAGCTTGCCCAACAGAGGAAAGCCGGCCTCCTGTAA
- the bamE gene encoding outer membrane protein assembly factor BamE domain-containing protein, with protein MRVPTVLVALTVIALGACGGKKEEQTAKVNLGEQLAKVKALHAQHLEKAQKLRELRNELASLKAKPKLDAVESQRKQALEEEIKQASKELDKVFTDDQNELASFLNTALNDAPQAPETLEGLKIYAEDTILNAKDFMNEAGDYRKAVELLETAQSYFEGVSAPVPAELKSLLEEARKFRFITKERFDQVQKGMTAEQVKAITGTPLALNIREQEVKGKKVTIWLFRSESGDIASFFFDDKGKLYSKDWKAGK; from the coding sequence ATGCGGGTCCCAACCGTTCTGGTGGCTTTAACCGTCATAGCTTTGGGGGCATGCGGGGGCAAGAAGGAAGAGCAAACCGCCAAGGTTAACCTCGGGGAGCAACTTGCCAAGGTTAAGGCGCTGCATGCGCAACACCTGGAAAAGGCGCAAAAGCTCAGGGAGCTCCGCAACGAGCTGGCGAGCCTCAAGGCCAAGCCCAAACTGGACGCCGTGGAAAGCCAGCGGAAACAGGCCCTGGAGGAGGAAATCAAGCAAGCCTCCAAGGAGCTGGATAAGGTTTTCACCGACGACCAAAACGAGCTGGCCAGCTTCCTCAACACTGCTCTCAACGACGCTCCCCAGGCTCCAGAGACCCTGGAAGGGCTCAAGATTTACGCCGAAGACACCATCCTCAACGCCAAGGACTTCATGAACGAAGCGGGCGACTACCGCAAGGCGGTGGAGCTTTTGGAAACCGCGCAGAGCTACTTCGAAGGGGTTTCCGCGCCGGTTCCTGCCGAGCTGAAGAGCCTCTTGGAAGAAGCCCGCAAGTTCCGCTTCATCACCAAGGAGCGCTTTGACCAAGTGCAAAAGGGCATGACTGCCGAACAGGTCAAAGCCATCACCGGCACGCCTTTGGCCCTCAACATCCGCGAGCAGGAGGTTAAGGGCAAGAAGGTGACGATCTGGTTGTTCCGCAGCGAAAGCGGGGACATCGCTTCGTTCTTCTTCGACGACAAGGGCAAGCTCTACAGCAAGGACTGGAAAGCCGGCAAGTAA
- a CDS encoding GAF domain-containing protein, whose amino-acid sequence MTDKEALLAHLQQVREAALELLRAKLDTVAREVQEAASRIVADVDLVLPSDPEVLFPLSSVQDFVREPEPQATLELSAVRELDAGRAQSEVLQGLLRALEPYAGGRAILVFRDGKVMGWSGAGFDPEAVRRWQGAVETSPAFAKAAAGQPVLVRAEDDPLLREFLRNPGASVLLLPMSLRGKVVGALLAEEGERGLAVEWVQLYTYLVGLQLETLAVRPTAPTPALAPVEDLRPTQVPAAEPSFGFEEPTSAPEWAEEAPEPQPEAPPPPVPTPEPAPSVATETDLSATQRLEVAPVTPPRSPEEERKHEEARRFARLLVSEIRLYNEQAVQEGKANRDIYARLKEDIDRSREMYEQRIPPEVRAVSDYFYEELVRTLADGDPDALGL is encoded by the coding sequence ATGACCGATAAAGAGGCACTTTTAGCTCACCTACAGCAGGTGCGCGAAGCGGCGCTGGAGCTTTTGCGGGCCAAGTTGGACACGGTGGCCCGGGAAGTGCAAGAGGCGGCCAGCCGAATTGTGGCCGATGTGGATTTGGTGTTGCCCAGCGATCCCGAGGTCCTGTTTCCGCTTTCCTCGGTGCAGGATTTTGTACGGGAGCCCGAGCCCCAAGCCACCCTCGAGCTTTCGGCGGTGCGGGAGCTGGACGCGGGGCGGGCCCAATCGGAGGTGCTGCAGGGCCTCTTGCGGGCCCTGGAGCCTTACGCCGGTGGTCGGGCCATCCTGGTGTTCCGCGATGGCAAGGTCATGGGCTGGAGCGGGGCCGGCTTTGATCCGGAGGCCGTTCGCCGCTGGCAGGGAGCTGTAGAAACGTCCCCGGCCTTTGCCAAGGCGGCGGCGGGCCAGCCGGTTCTGGTGCGGGCCGAGGATGATCCCCTCTTGCGGGAGTTCTTGCGCAACCCCGGCGCTTCCGTGCTGCTCCTGCCCATGTCGCTGCGGGGCAAGGTGGTAGGGGCCCTGCTGGCGGAAGAGGGGGAGCGGGGCCTGGCCGTGGAGTGGGTGCAGCTGTACACCTACCTGGTGGGCTTGCAGCTGGAGACCCTCGCCGTACGGCCCACGGCGCCTACCCCGGCGTTGGCGCCGGTGGAGGACCTGCGGCCCACTCAGGTACCGGCGGCGGAGCCAAGCTTTGGCTTTGAAGAACCGACTTCGGCCCCGGAGTGGGCAGAGGAAGCCCCCGAACCCCAGCCGGAAGCACCTCCACCCCCGGTGCCCACACCCGAGCCGGCTCCATCGGTGGCGACGGAGACGGACCTTTCGGCCACCCAGCGGCTGGAGGTGGCGCCGGTGACCCCTCCCCGCTCGCCGGAAGAGGAACGCAAGCACGAGGAGGCCCGTCGCTTTGCCCGGCTTTTGGTTTCCGAAATCCGGCTTTACAACGAGCAGGCGGTGCAGGAGGGAAAGGCCAACCGCGACATTTACGCCCGCTTGAAGGAGGACATTGACCGCTCCCGGGAAATGTACGAGCAGCGAATCCCGCCGGAGGTGCGGGCGGTTTCCGACTACTTTTACGAGGAGCTGGTGCGCACCTTAGCTGATGGCGATCCGGACGCGCTGGGCCTGTAG
- a CDS encoding lytic transglycosylase domain-containing protein codes for MAIRTRWACRLGLWALLGLFACAKKPPVPTLTAALTTPGGAAEKAKACLKVAVSGPPEERREAALLWGLYACDAGSPASALRAFSLAQPTGGPGAVAARRLEEAARRAPSAALVAQLQNASWLPIEGRERVLLAAGEALGRRGQIGEARRLLPPPEAFSPANRSRARALYAQLWPEESDRQQKELLLEAPRDFPQAFPQADWEKLAKGFAASQWARVAEGFLAAGDAPSALKAASRVGAAAVAAKAALVLRRSGEAQRWAERLPASSAERYLLLAQALRQQAWRAEGQERLAWFSRVAGAAREAEKRATGGERAEAQLLLAEALLEQGRWGEVPGLLKASAAFKPARWEWVARRALMAFAQRGTVLPLPPEAVGPRLSRLSAFWSGWLELRRKNPEPLRQLAASGHPDLPAQWAARLSRATVSWKAAQDPPSALQPPPWATWWLRAGRVADVVLGWRAELEEARVTGPAWLGLVRLGEFPPQDAIPLLVRAEPRLFTGPWSGLSRELLVQYLPLPFRPELEAAAQAHGVPPWILAGLVRQESAFNPRARSAKGAVGLAQLLPETAGLPARALEDPQTNLNAGAAFLAKLRQRFGSWEAALAAYNAGESRVWPAWERAGRQGGPFFVESLELPETWDYVHRVMLLAQGYRALYWPEAAAEGP; via the coding sequence ATGGCGATCCGGACGCGCTGGGCCTGTAGGCTCGGGCTCTGGGCCCTGCTTGGCCTCTTCGCCTGCGCCAAAAAGCCCCCGGTTCCGACCCTCACCGCCGCCCTCACGACGCCAGGAGGAGCGGCAGAAAAGGCTAAGGCGTGCCTGAAGGTGGCGGTTTCGGGGCCGCCGGAGGAACGGCGGGAGGCGGCGCTGCTGTGGGGCCTGTACGCCTGCGATGCGGGCTCACCTGCCTCGGCGCTGCGGGCCTTTTCGCTGGCCCAGCCCACCGGTGGGCCTGGGGCAGTGGCCGCCCGGCGGCTGGAGGAAGCCGCCAGGCGTGCTCCCTCGGCGGCGCTGGTGGCGCAGCTGCAAAACGCCTCCTGGCTTCCCATCGAAGGCCGGGAGCGGGTGCTGCTGGCTGCCGGAGAGGCCCTGGGGCGGCGGGGGCAAATCGGAGAAGCCAGGCGCCTATTGCCGCCGCCCGAAGCGTTTTCCCCGGCCAACCGCTCCCGGGCCCGGGCCCTTTACGCCCAGCTTTGGCCTGAAGAAAGCGACCGTCAGCAAAAGGAGCTGCTCCTGGAAGCCCCCCGGGACTTCCCGCAGGCTTTCCCCCAGGCGGATTGGGAAAAGCTGGCAAAAGGGTTTGCTGCCAGCCAGTGGGCGAGGGTGGCCGAGGGGTTTTTGGCGGCCGGGGATGCCCCTTCCGCGTTAAAGGCAGCTTCCCGGGTGGGGGCTGCGGCGGTGGCGGCCAAGGCGGCGCTGGTCCTGCGGCGCTCCGGGGAAGCCCAGCGGTGGGCGGAGAGACTGCCGGCCAGTTCGGCCGAGCGCTACCTGCTTTTGGCGCAGGCCTTGCGGCAGCAGGCCTGGCGGGCGGAGGGGCAGGAGCGGTTAGCGTGGTTTTCCCGGGTGGCGGGCGCGGCCCGGGAGGCGGAAAAGCGCGCCACCGGCGGGGAGCGGGCCGAGGCCCAGCTGCTGCTGGCCGAGGCGCTTTTGGAGCAAGGGCGGTGGGGGGAGGTGCCCGGGTTGCTGAAGGCCAGTGCGGCCTTCAAGCCCGCCCGTTGGGAGTGGGTGGCCCGGCGGGCACTTATGGCCTTTGCCCAGCGGGGAACCGTGCTTCCGCTGCCCCCGGAGGCGGTGGGCCCGCGGCTTTCGCGGCTTTCGGCGTTCTGGAGCGGGTGGCTGGAGCTCCGGCGGAAAAACCCGGAACCCCTGCGCCAGCTGGCAGCTTCCGGCCACCCTGACCTTCCCGCCCAGTGGGCAGCTCGGCTTTCCCGCGCCACCGTGAGCTGGAAGGCGGCGCAAGATCCCCCGTCCGCGCTCCAACCCCCACCCTGGGCCACCTGGTGGCTGCGGGCCGGGCGGGTGGCCGATGTGGTTTTGGGTTGGCGGGCCGAGCTGGAAGAAGCCCGGGTGACCGGCCCGGCTTGGCTGGGGCTGGTGCGGTTGGGGGAATTCCCGCCGCAGGACGCCATCCCCCTTTTGGTGCGGGCGGAGCCCCGGCTTTTTACCGGGCCGTGGTCGGGGCTTTCCCGGGAGCTTTTGGTCCAGTACCTGCCGCTGCCGTTCCGTCCCGAGCTGGAGGCCGCCGCGCAAGCCCACGGCGTGCCGCCGTGGATACTGGCGGGCCTCGTACGGCAGGAATCGGCGTTTAACCCCCGGGCTCGCTCGGCGAAAGGCGCGGTGGGGTTGGCGCAGCTTTTGCCGGAAACCGCCGGGCTTCCGGCAAGAGCTCTGGAGGATCCGCAAACCAACCTGAACGCCGGCGCTGCGTTTTTAGCTAAGCTTCGGCAGCGCTTTGGCTCCTGGGAGGCGGCGCTGGCGGCCTACAACGCCGGAGAAAGCCGGGTTTGGCCGGCCTGGGAGCGGGCGGGACGCCAGGGCGGGCCCTTTTTTGTGGAAAGCTTGGAGCTTCCCGAAACCTGGGACTACGTGCACCGGGTGATGCTTTTGGCCCAGGGCTATCGCGCCCTGTACTGGCCCGAAGCTGCCGCGGAAGGGCCTTGA
- a CDS encoding secondary thiamine-phosphate synthase enzyme YjbQ codes for MDKIHLQTRRRRELLDITAFVAQAVAASSVEEGVCHIFVPHTTAAVLINEGADPAVGEDILSSLAAMLPKIPFKHVEGNADAHVLASLVGSSVTVPISEGELKLGTWQAIFFLELDGPRRREVWVTSLRL; via the coding sequence ATGGACAAGATCCACCTGCAAACCAGAAGGCGACGGGAGCTTTTGGACATCACCGCCTTTGTGGCCCAAGCGGTGGCCGCCTCATCCGTGGAAGAAGGGGTTTGCCACATTTTTGTGCCCCACACCACCGCCGCTGTGCTCATCAACGAAGGGGCTGACCCGGCGGTGGGGGAGGACATTTTAAGCTCGCTGGCCGCCATGCTGCCCAAGATTCCGTTTAAGCATGTGGAGGGCAACGCCGACGCCCACGTGCTGGCAAGCCTGGTGGGGTCTTCGGTGACGGTGCCCATCAGCGAAGGCGAGCTCAAGCTGGGCACCTGGCAGGCCATCTTTTTCCTGGAGCTGGACGGCCCCCGCCGGCGGGAGGTGTGGGTGACCTCGTTGCGGCTTTAA
- a CDS encoding glycosyltransferase family 4 protein — translation MRGRRAPPPLFPMSLRIAQVLEKTSLATGSVRQMLEAARELSRRGHQVVVVTRPDPRLAAELTNTAVHYHPLPLRHELDWLSARAFAHLAQEMHLQVVHVHKGIAHAVALAATFMGARYALFVNRGVSFPVGFFSRWKYRSPRVTKVVAVCDAIRQVVLSSTGLPAHKVVTVYAGVDTDRFDPQRVDPFRFRQELGLSPEVPLVGHVGIRDWKGWRELLAAFVEVRRKVPTAELVLVGCSSETQKEAVLQYARSLGLTRGVHATLARTDMPEVLAACQVVVDPSWAGTGITGTIREAMALEKAVVATAVGGNGELVKDGECGLLIPPRDVASLAAAIVRLLADRELALRLGQAARSRVVAGFSTTVRGQRLESLYTEAVTQLGL, via the coding sequence ATGCGGGGGCGGCGGGCGCCGCCCCCGCTTTTCCCTATGAGCTTGCGCATTGCTCAGGTTTTGGAGAAAACCTCCCTGGCCACCGGCTCGGTGCGGCAAATGCTGGAGGCGGCCCGGGAGCTTTCCCGCCGGGGCCACCAGGTGGTGGTGGTCACCCGTCCCGATCCCCGCCTGGCCGCCGAGCTCACCAACACCGCCGTGCACTACCACCCTCTGCCGCTGCGCCACGAGCTGGACTGGCTTTCCGCCCGGGCCTTTGCCCACCTGGCCCAGGAAATGCACCTGCAGGTGGTGCACGTGCACAAGGGCATTGCCCATGCGGTGGCTTTGGCCGCCACCTTCATGGGGGCGCGCTACGCGCTGTTCGTGAACCGTGGGGTGTCTTTCCCGGTGGGCTTTTTTTCCCGTTGGAAGTACCGCTCCCCAAGGGTGACCAAGGTGGTGGCGGTGTGCGACGCCATCCGTCAGGTAGTCCTAAGCTCCACCGGCCTTCCCGCCCACAAGGTGGTCACGGTTTACGCCGGTGTGGACACCGACCGGTTTGACCCCCAGCGGGTAGACCCGTTCCGTTTTCGCCAGGAGCTGGGGCTAAGCCCCGAAGTGCCGTTGGTGGGCCACGTGGGCATTCGCGACTGGAAGGGGTGGCGGGAGCTTCTGGCGGCGTTCGTGGAGGTGCGCCGTAAAGTGCCCACTGCCGAGCTGGTGCTGGTGGGCTGCTCTTCGGAAACCCAGAAAGAGGCCGTGCTGCAGTACGCCCGAAGCCTGGGCTTGACCCGCGGGGTGCATGCCACCCTGGCTCGCACCGACATGCCCGAGGTGCTGGCGGCTTGCCAGGTGGTTGTGGACCCCTCCTGGGCCGGCACCGGCATCACCGGCACCATCCGTGAGGCCATGGCGTTGGAAAAAGCCGTAGTGGCCACCGCCGTGGGCGGCAACGGCGAGCTGGTGAAAGACGGGGAGTGCGGCCTCCTCATCCCGCCGCGGGACGTGGCCTCCCTGGCCGCCGCCATTGTGCGCCTGCTTGCCGATAGGGAGCTGGCGTTGCGTCTTGGCCAGGCTGCCAGAAGCCGTGTGGTGGCGGGCTTTTCCACCACCGTCCGCGGCCAGCGCTTGGAAAGCCTTTACACCGAGGCCGTGACTCAGCTCGGTCTGTAA
- a CDS encoding OPT family oligopeptide transporter, whose product MSEKRFTPFVPAHVTMSEFTGRALFLGLVMSVVLGAANAYLGLKAGMTIAATYPAAVISMAVLRLMRGSLLEENFARTVGSIGESVAAGAIFTLPAFVILGIWQFNTVKDYVLASALMIVGGILGIMFVTMLRRVMVEDPELPFPESVAAAEIHKAGQRGAEAAVQLFKAMGVGALIKFLGDFGIFRASNEFFLKVGEAGKSLVRLGFQKDAYAVQGLGGVSTISAPAVSPAYMGVGYIIGPTLAALNFAGGLLAWGLFVPLLVFFLGPSMMDGFAASLGVEPGSQHAWALLADRLWKFIVRPIAVGGMLVGAGYTLYRMRANLKAGLARSVSDLKKSAAATDSTERTDKDLSFKVVLFGVAVVFVLMVILYNYFAGKIGGAIAAAAVMLVTGFFFAAVSGNLVGMIGSSNNPISGLTLATLIVAALTMVIVGVSGMQGVAAVLGVASVVCVAAAVAGEMLQDLKVGHILGGTPWKMQVGDLIGVVVAGLLLFFPLYVLHFSNIKQGGTGFGDKALAAPQAGLMATLSQGIVGGEMAWPLVIVGIVMGFALILVKVKSPMLFAVGMYLPLETTFAIFVGGVIRAIVDKMVAKRGYNDAQKARVENAGVLAASGLIAGEALMGLVVAAVVFFRDKAFYSLAEWIPGWHAPGILALLFALAIAAYLIVVPLGKAGAADEPAPPTAVM is encoded by the coding sequence ATGAGTGAGAAGCGCTTCACCCCGTTCGTGCCCGCCCACGTGACCATGAGTGAGTTCACGGGGCGGGCATTGTTTTTGGGCCTGGTCATGAGCGTGGTGCTGGGGGCGGCCAACGCGTACCTGGGGCTCAAGGCCGGCATGACCATTGCCGCCACGTACCCGGCGGCGGTGATTTCCATGGCCGTGCTGCGCCTCATGCGGGGGTCCCTGCTTGAGGAAAACTTCGCCCGGACCGTGGGCTCCATTGGTGAATCGGTGGCAGCCGGGGCGATCTTTACCCTGCCAGCCTTCGTGATCCTTGGCATCTGGCAGTTCAACACGGTCAAGGATTACGTGCTGGCCAGCGCCCTCATGATCGTCGGCGGCATTTTGGGGATCATGTTCGTCACCATGCTGCGGCGGGTCATGGTGGAAGACCCGGAGCTTCCCTTCCCCGAGTCGGTGGCGGCCGCGGAAATCCACAAGGCAGGCCAGCGGGGAGCCGAAGCCGCGGTGCAGCTCTTCAAGGCCATGGGGGTGGGCGCCCTCATCAAATTTTTGGGCGATTTCGGGATTTTCCGTGCGTCCAACGAGTTTTTCCTTAAAGTGGGGGAAGCGGGCAAGAGCCTGGTGCGGTTGGGTTTCCAAAAGGACGCCTACGCGGTGCAGGGCCTGGGTGGGGTTTCGACCATCTCGGCCCCGGCGGTGAGCCCCGCGTACATGGGCGTGGGCTACATCATTGGCCCTACCCTGGCCGCCCTGAACTTTGCCGGCGGCCTTTTGGCCTGGGGTCTTTTCGTGCCGCTCCTGGTGTTCTTTCTCGGTCCCTCGATGATGGACGGCTTTGCGGCATCGCTGGGTGTGGAGCCGGGCAGCCAGCACGCTTGGGCACTGCTTGCGGACCGCCTGTGGAAGTTCATCGTGCGCCCCATTGCTGTAGGGGGCATGCTGGTAGGGGCTGGCTACACCCTTTACCGCATGCGCGCCAACCTCAAGGCCGGCCTCGCCCGCTCGGTTTCCGACCTCAAGAAGTCCGCAGCGGCCACCGATTCCACCGAAAGGACCGATAAGGACCTGAGCTTCAAGGTGGTGCTTTTCGGCGTGGCGGTGGTTTTCGTGCTTATGGTGATCCTCTACAACTATTTTGCGGGCAAAATCGGTGGAGCCATTGCTGCTGCGGCCGTAATGCTGGTGACCGGCTTTTTCTTTGCCGCGGTTTCCGGCAATTTGGTGGGGATGATCGGCTCCTCCAACAACCCCATCTCGGGTTTGACCTTGGCCACGCTCATTGTAGCCGCCCTCACCATGGTTATTGTGGGGGTTTCCGGCATGCAAGGGGTGGCCGCGGTTTTGGGCGTGGCCAGCGTGGTGTGCGTAGCGGCAGCGGTGGCCGGTGAGATGCTCCAGGACCTCAAAGTGGGGCACATCCTGGGCGGTACCCCCTGGAAAATGCAGGTGGGTGACCTCATCGGCGTGGTGGTGGCTGGTTTGTTGCTGTTCTTCCCGCTTTACGTTTTGCACTTCTCCAACATCAAACAAGGTGGTACCGGCTTCGGCGACAAGGCACTGGCTGCTCCGCAAGCGGGGCTGATGGCTACCCTCTCCCAGGGCATCGTGGGCGGGGAAATGGCCTGGCCTTTGGTGATCGTGGGCATCGTCATGGGCTTTGCCCTCATCCTTGTCAAGGTGAAGAGCCCCATGCTTTTTGCGGTGGGCATGTACCTCCCGCTGGAAACCACCTTTGCCATTTTTGTGGGCGGAGTCATCCGCGCCATTGTGGACAAGATGGTTGCCAAGCGGGGTTACAACGACGCGCAAAAGGCGCGGGTGGAAAACGCCGGGGTGCTGGCCGCCTCTGGCTTAATTGCCGGCGAGGCGCTCATGGGCTTGGTGGTGGCCGCCGTGGTGTTCTTCCGGGACAAGGCTTTTTACAGCCTTGCTGAGTGGATCCCCGGTTGGCATGCCCCCGGCATCCTTGCTTTGCTCTTTGCCTTGGCCATTGCCGCTTACCTCATTGTCGTACCCCTGGGCAAAGCCGGCGCTGCTGATGAGCCGGCGCCGCCCACGGCGGTAATGTAG
- the clpB gene encoding ATP-dependent chaperone ClpB, with protein MATTNYTIKAQEALQETFNLARSRGNPEVLPSHLLVSLLEQPEGLAPRLVAKVGAPLPALLAEAKRDLDRLPQVEGGAEPQLSRDFRQVMETAAKLAPQFQDQFVSVEHLFMALTLVRGSSAQEILSRYGITKDTLLAALQEVRGSHRVTDDNPEAKYEALKQYSRDLTELARAGKLDPVIGRDEEIRRVMQVLTRRTKNNPVLLGEPGVGKTAIAEGLAQRIATGDVPEVLKNRRIVALDMGALIAGTKYRGEFEDRLKAVIKEVVDSQGEVILFIDEIHTLVGAGAAEGAMDAANLLKPALARGELRCIGATTLSEYRKYIEKDAALERRFQPVMVSEPTVEETIAILRGLKERYEVHHGVRITDGALVAAAQLSHRYITDRYLPDKAIDLIDEAASRLRIEIDSLPTEIDQKERALVKLEIEKRALAKESDPQAQERRAQVEKAIAELSEEIAGMKASWQREKQLIARIRELKERLETLREAAERAEREGDLERAAQLRYGEIPATQKELAQASDELKAHQQTHGTFLAEEVTEEAVAQVVARWTGIPVAKLLESEKSKLLAMETRLRQRVVGQDEAIRAVSEAVRRARAGLKDPNRPVGSFLFLGPTGVGKTELARALAEFLFDDERAMVRLDMSEYMEKHSVARMIGAPPGYVGHEEGGQLTEAVRRRPYSVVLLDEVEKAHPDVFNVLLQILDDGRLTDGKGRTVDFRNTVIIMTSNIASHIIGSFSEADRERMMAAVEAELKRTFRPEFLNRIDEVLVFHKLSMEHLRQIVRIQLSRLNQLLADRRIHIEADDAALEFLAREGYDPEFGARPLKRTIQRLVQDPLARMILAGEVQDGDTVALTVEDGQLVLRSEAVPVGVV; from the coding sequence ATGGCAACCACGAACTACACCATCAAGGCCCAGGAGGCCTTGCAAGAAACCTTCAACCTGGCCCGCTCCCGGGGTAACCCCGAGGTGCTCCCCAGCCACCTTTTGGTGAGCCTGCTGGAGCAACCCGAGGGTCTGGCCCCGCGGTTGGTGGCGAAGGTGGGGGCACCGCTTCCGGCCCTGTTGGCGGAAGCCAAGCGGGATCTCGATCGTCTCCCGCAGGTGGAGGGTGGGGCAGAGCCCCAGCTTTCCCGGGACTTCCGGCAGGTGATGGAAACCGCCGCCAAGCTTGCCCCCCAGTTCCAGGACCAGTTCGTCTCGGTGGAGCACCTTTTCATGGCGCTGACCTTGGTGCGGGGTTCCTCCGCCCAGGAAATCCTTTCCCGCTACGGCATCACCAAGGACACGCTGCTGGCTGCCCTGCAGGAGGTGCGGGGCTCCCACCGGGTCACCGATGACAACCCCGAGGCCAAGTACGAGGCCCTCAAGCAGTACTCCCGGGACCTCACGGAGCTCGCCCGGGCCGGCAAGCTGGACCCGGTCATTGGCCGGGACGAGGAAATCCGCCGGGTGATGCAGGTGCTCACCCGCCGCACCAAGAACAACCCGGTGCTTTTGGGTGAGCCGGGGGTAGGCAAAACCGCCATTGCCGAAGGCTTGGCCCAGCGCATCGCCACCGGCGATGTGCCCGAGGTGCTGAAGAACCGGCGCATCGTGGCCTTGGACATGGGGGCTTTAATTGCCGGCACCAAGTACCGGGGGGAGTTTGAGGACCGCTTGAAGGCGGTCATCAAGGAAGTGGTGGACTCCCAGGGGGAGGTCATCCTCTTCATTGACGAAATCCACACGCTGGTGGGGGCGGGCGCCGCGGAAGGGGCCATGGATGCGGCTAACCTGCTGAAGCCGGCGTTAGCGCGGGGTGAGCTGCGGTGCATTGGCGCCACCACCCTCTCTGAATACCGCAAGTACATCGAAAAAGACGCGGCCCTGGAGCGGCGTTTCCAGCCGGTGATGGTGTCCGAGCCCACGGTGGAGGAAACCATTGCCATCCTCCGCGGCTTGAAGGAACGCTACGAGGTGCACCACGGGGTGCGCATCACCGATGGGGCGCTGGTGGCCGCGGCGCAGCTTTCCCACCGGTACATCACCGACCGCTACCTGCCGGACAAGGCCATTGACCTCATTGACGAGGCGGCCTCCCGCTTGCGCATTGAAATTGACTCCTTGCCCACGGAAATTGACCAAAAGGAGCGGGCGCTGGTTAAGCTGGAAATCGAAAAGCGAGCGCTGGCCAAGGAAAGCGATCCCCAAGCCCAGGAGCGACGTGCCCAAGTGGAAAAGGCCATTGCCGAGCTTTCCGAGGAAATCGCCGGCATGAAGGCTTCCTGGCAGCGGGAAAAGCAGCTCATTGCCCGCATTCGCGAGCTCAAGGAGCGCCTGGAGACCCTCCGGGAAGCAGCGGAAAGGGCCGAGCGGGAAGGCGATTTGGAGCGTGCCGCGCAGCTCCGTTACGGGGAAATCCCGGCCACCCAAAAGGAGCTGGCCCAGGCCAGCGACGAGCTCAAGGCCCACCAGCAAACCCACGGCACCTTCCTGGCCGAGGAGGTCACCGAAGAAGCGGTGGCCCAAGTGGTGGCCCGCTGGACCGGCATTCCCGTGGCCAAGCTCCTGGAAAGCGAAAAAAGCAAGCTCCTGGCCATGGAAACCCGGCTGCGCCAGCGGGTGGTGGGCCAAGACGAGGCCATCCGCGCCGTTTCCGAAGCGGTGCGGCGGGCGCGGGCGGGGCTCAAGGATCCCAACCGGCCGGTGGGTTCCTTCCTGTTCCTGGGTCCCACCGGAGTTGGCAAAACCGAGCTGGCCCGGGCTTTAGCCGAGTTCCTGTTCGACGACGAGCGGGCCATGGTGCGCCTGGACATGTCCGAGTACATGGAAAAGCACTCGGTGGCCCGCATGATTGGGGCCCCTCCCGGCTACGTGGGCCACGAAGAAGGGGGCCAGCTCACCGAAGCGGTGCGGCGGAGGCCTTACAGCGTGGTGCTATTGGACGAGGTGGAAAAGGCGCACCCCGATGTCTTCAACGTGCTCCTGCAGATCCTCGATGATGGCCGGCTCACCGACGGCAAGGGCCGCACCGTGGACTTCCGCAACACCGTGATCATCATGACCTCCAACATTGCCTCGCACATCATCGGCAGCTTCAGCGAAGCCGACCGCGAGCGCATGATGGCGGCGGTGGAAGCCGAGCTCAAGCGCACCTTCCGCCCGGAGTTTTTAAACCGCATTGACGAGGTTCTGGTGTTCCACAAGCTCTCCATGGAGCACCTGCGGCAAATCGTGCGCATTCAGCTCTCGCGCCTGAACCAACTGCTGGCCGATCGCCGCATTCACATTGAAGCCGACGATGCTGCCCTGGAGTTCTTAGCCCGCGAAGGCTACGACCCGGAGTTTGGCGCGCGGCCCTTGAAGCGCACCATCCAGCGGCTGGTGCAGGACCCCCTGGCCCGCATGATCCTGGCCGGCGAAGTGCAAGACGGCGACACCGTGGCGCTCACGGTGGAAGACGGGCAGCTGGTGCTCCGAAGCGAGGCGGTGCCGGTGGGTGTCGTCTAA
- a CDS encoding cupin domain-containing protein, whose amino-acid sequence MPENPKAISGKNFDSPDETRRPFEKGRIDVVNLGGLTFYRETLEPGWQWSKHVKPVVGGESCQRFHVKIFLAGRQRIRMGDGTEMEFGPGDVAIMYPGHDAWVVGDEPNVLIELADAVRRKE is encoded by the coding sequence ATGCCTGAAAACCCTAAGGCCATTTCCGGAAAGAACTTCGACTCACCCGACGAAACCCGCCGCCCGTTCGAGAAGGGCCGGATTGATGTGGTGAACCTGGGTGGGCTTACCTTTTACCGGGAGACCCTGGAGCCTGGCTGGCAGTGGTCGAAGCACGTAAAGCCTGTGGTTGGCGGGGAAAGCTGCCAGAGGTTCCACGTGAAGATTTTTCTTGCGGGGCGGCAACGGATTCGAATGGGTGACGGCACCGAGATGGAGTTCGGTCCGGGGGATGTGGCAATCATGTACCCCGGCCATGACGCTTGGGTTGTGGGCGACGAGCCCAACGTGCTCATTGAGCTCGCCGACGCGGTCAGGCGAAAGGAATGA